A region from the Candidatus Tenderia electrophaga genome encodes:
- a CDS encoding succinylglutamate desuccinylase produces MQRKKNSAITINKVTVEPGSRITVDLPAGRLYTHAPMSMPVHVICGKYAGPSMFISAAIHGDEINGVEIIRRILKLPQLKNLRGTLIAVPIVNVHGLISHSRYLPDRRDLNRCFPGSEKGSLAARMAHLFMTEIVAKCRYGIDLHTAAIHRNNLPQIRANLDDAETAGLAQAFGVPVIISANLRDGSLREAADERGIPMLLYEAGEALRFDEFSIRAGVRGIINVMRKLEMLPQTRTKKKTFEPVTARSSSWVRTPGSGILRPMVALGTWVKKNTLLGVISDPFGEREVEITSPFSGIVIGRTNLPLVNEGDALFHIARFEHVHEAAAMVEEFAEVHTPENDQPPSIDGPIT; encoded by the coding sequence ATGCAGCGCAAGAAGAATTCCGCCATCACCATCAACAAGGTCACAGTCGAACCGGGTTCACGCATCACCGTCGACCTGCCGGCGGGTCGGCTCTACACCCACGCCCCTATGAGCATGCCGGTGCACGTGATCTGCGGCAAATATGCCGGACCGAGCATGTTCATCAGCGCCGCCATCCATGGCGACGAGATCAACGGGGTGGAGATCATCCGCCGCATTCTCAAGCTGCCCCAACTCAAGAACCTGCGCGGCACCTTGATCGCGGTGCCCATTGTCAACGTCCACGGCCTCATCAGCCACTCGCGTTATCTGCCCGACCGGCGCGACTTGAACCGCTGCTTCCCCGGTTCGGAAAAGGGTTCGCTGGCGGCGCGCATGGCGCACCTGTTCATGACGGAAATCGTCGCCAAATGCCGCTACGGCATCGACCTGCACACCGCCGCCATCCACCGCAACAATCTGCCCCAGATCCGCGCCAACCTGGACGATGCGGAAACCGCGGGTCTGGCCCAGGCCTTCGGCGTGCCGGTCATCATTTCCGCCAACCTGCGCGACGGTTCGCTGCGCGAGGCGGCGGACGAGCGCGGCATCCCCATGCTGCTCTACGAGGCGGGGGAGGCGCTGCGCTTTGACGAGTTCTCGATCCGAGCCGGGGTGCGGGGCATTATCAATGTCATGCGCAAGCTCGAAATGCTGCCGCAGACGCGCACTAAGAAAAAGACCTTCGAACCGGTGACGGCACGCTCCAGCTCCTGGGTACGCACGCCGGGCAGCGGTATCCTGCGACCCATGGTGGCACTGGGCACCTGGGTAAAAAAGAATACCCTGCTGGGCGTGATCTCTGACCCCTTCGGTGAACGCGAGGTCGAGATCACCTCGCCCTTCAGCGGCATCGTCATCGGCCGCACCAATCTGCCCCTGGTCAATGAGGGCGACGCCCTGTTTCACATCGCCCGTTTCGAACATGTGCACGAGGCGGCGGCCATGGTTGAAGAATTCGCCGAAGTACACACGCCCGAGAACGACCAACCGCCTTCCATCGATGGGCCCATCACCTAA